A genomic segment from Limosilactobacillus sp. encodes:
- the yajC gene encoding preprotein translocase subunit YajC yields MNSLTFGILGASSAGASSYSGIILILLMIALMYFFMIRPQQKQRKEHQDMMNGLHKGDEVVTIGRLHGKVDSINKQDRTVTLDCEGIYLTFDMVAIARVVKPQAAANQKPAEAEETKQDDEAKKEAAAPAPEEDADEPKADSAAPEDNQEK; encoded by the coding sequence GTGAATAGTTTAACTTTTGGAATTTTAGGGGCCTCTAGTGCCGGGGCCAGCAGCTACTCAGGCATCATCTTAATCCTGTTGATGATCGCCCTGATGTACTTCTTCATGATCCGGCCACAACAGAAGCAGCGTAAGGAACACCAGGACATGATGAACGGCCTGCACAAGGGTGACGAGGTTGTCACGATCGGCCGCCTGCACGGGAAGGTTGACTCCATCAACAAGCAGGACCGGACCGTTACGCTGGACTGCGAAGGCATCTACCTGACCTTTGACATGGTTGCCATCGCCCGGGTCGTTAAGCCTCAGGCCGCTGCCAACCAAAAGCCGGCCGAGGCTGAAGAGACTAAGCAGGACGATGAAGCCAAGAAGGAAGCAGCCGCTCCTGCCCCAGAAGAGGACGCTGATGAACCAAAGGCTGATTCAGCTGCCCCGGAAGATAATCAAGAAAAGTAA
- the mutL gene encoding DNA mismatch repair endonuclease MutL — MGKIHELDTVLADQIAAGEVIERPASIVKELVENSLDAHSRRVDVIVENAGLDSIRVIDDGDGIEQDDVELAFQRHATSKIANRRDLFRVQTMGFRGEALPSIASVADVLMVTAQRDQPAGTQIHLRGGQVVDKKPAAARQGTDVQVRDLFFNTPARLKYLKSPHTELTRITDIINRLALANPAVAFSFTHNGKEVFRSAGNGNLQQVVAAIYGIAAGRKMLAISGQDDDFKVSGFVSLPELTRASRQYITITINHRYVRNFALTKAIIQGYESKLMVGRYPIAVINIDLDPVLVDVNVHPAKREVRLSKEDQLTKLIAATIRRRIATENLIPDVNPTGFGPSAADVAKLDQRLNEAAQTYQVSPTHPNEEAPASHAPASEESSGPASAEGSDSEVVAPVIIHQAAELASPAMQAFDRRYQNEDAVGPFGEPAPVAPAMRQVPRSSENLELDVHDKSDQQQKRFPDLQYIGQLQGTFLLAQAGDGLYIVDQHAAQERINYERFRKEIGQVSPDQQAFLVPLVLNYSTVDAMTINAHLDTLTSVGLNLEAFGQNSFILRSHPTWFKEGQEEDTAKEMIEWLIKDGKISVRDFRMKTAIMMSCKRAIKANHHLDSREARALLHRLSLCENPFNCPHGRPVTVHFNDQDLEKMFKRIQDSHVPFADEFDDHEF; from the coding sequence GTGGGAAAAATTCATGAACTAGATACGGTCCTGGCCGACCAGATTGCGGCCGGGGAGGTCATCGAACGGCCCGCCTCGATCGTCAAGGAACTGGTCGAAAACTCGCTGGATGCCCATAGTCGCCGGGTCGACGTGATTGTTGAAAACGCCGGTCTCGACAGCATCCGGGTGATCGACGACGGGGACGGAATCGAACAAGACGACGTTGAGCTGGCCTTCCAGCGCCATGCCACCAGCAAGATTGCCAATCGCCGGGACCTCTTTCGGGTGCAGACGATGGGCTTTCGTGGTGAGGCCCTGCCCAGCATCGCCTCGGTAGCGGACGTCTTGATGGTCACCGCCCAGCGGGATCAGCCGGCCGGCACCCAGATCCATCTTCGCGGTGGTCAGGTGGTGGACAAGAAACCGGCGGCCGCGCGACAGGGGACCGACGTTCAAGTGCGCGACCTCTTCTTCAACACGCCGGCCCGGTTGAAATACCTGAAGTCCCCTCACACCGAGCTGACCCGGATTACCGACATCATTAACCGCCTGGCCCTGGCCAACCCGGCCGTGGCCTTTAGCTTCACCCACAACGGCAAGGAGGTCTTTCGTTCCGCCGGCAACGGCAACCTCCAGCAGGTGGTAGCCGCGATCTACGGGATTGCGGCTGGTCGCAAGATGCTGGCGATCAGCGGACAGGACGATGATTTTAAGGTCAGCGGCTTCGTTTCGCTGCCGGAGTTGACCCGGGCCTCGCGCCAGTACATTACGATCACGATTAATCACCGCTACGTTCGCAACTTTGCTTTGACTAAGGCCATCATCCAGGGCTATGAGTCCAAGTTGATGGTGGGCCGTTACCCGATTGCGGTCATCAATATCGACCTCGATCCGGTCTTAGTTGACGTCAACGTCCATCCGGCCAAGCGGGAGGTTCGCTTGAGCAAGGAGGACCAGCTAACCAAGCTGATCGCCGCGACGATCCGGCGGCGGATTGCGACCGAAAATCTGATTCCAGACGTCAATCCGACCGGCTTCGGGCCCAGTGCGGCCGACGTTGCCAAGCTTGACCAGCGCTTAAACGAGGCGGCACAAACCTATCAGGTCAGCCCGACGCACCCCAACGAAGAGGCGCCGGCCAGCCATGCCCCGGCTAGTGAAGAAAGTTCAGGACCAGCGAGTGCCGAGGGCAGTGACAGCGAGGTCGTTGCCCCGGTGATTATTCACCAGGCCGCCGAACTGGCCAGCCCGGCAATGCAGGCCTTTGACCGGCGCTATCAAAACGAGGATGCGGTAGGGCCGTTTGGCGAACCGGCCCCGGTGGCGCCAGCGATGCGTCAGGTACCCCGATCGAGCGAGAACCTGGAGCTCGACGTGCATGACAAGTCCGACCAGCAGCAGAAACGCTTTCCGGACCTTCAATACATCGGCCAGCTGCAGGGAACCTTCCTTCTGGCCCAGGCGGGGGATGGCCTCTACATCGTCGACCAGCACGCCGCCCAGGAACGGATCAACTACGAGCGCTTCCGCAAGGAGATCGGCCAGGTCAGCCCGGACCAGCAGGCCTTCTTGGTGCCGCTGGTGCTGAACTACTCCACGGTCGATGCAATGACCATTAATGCCCACCTGGACACCTTGACAAGCGTCGGGCTGAACCTGGAGGCCTTCGGGCAAAACAGTTTTATCCTCCGCTCCCACCCGACCTGGTTTAAGGAAGGGCAGGAGGAGGACACGGCCAAGGAGATGATCGAGTGGCTGATCAAGGACGGCAAGATTAGCGTTCGTGACTTCCGGATGAAGACCGCCATCATGATGAGCTGCAAGCGGGCGATCAAGGCCAACCACCACCTCGACTCACGGGAGGCCCGGGCCCTGTTGCACCGGCTGTCCTTATGCGAGAACCCCTTCAACTGCCCGCACGGCCGGCCGGTCACGGTCCACTTCAATGACCAGGACCTCGAAAAGATGTTTAAGCGAATCCAGGACAGCCACGTCCCGTTCGCCGATGAATTTGATGATCACGAATTTTAA
- the gnd gene encoding phosphogluconate dehydrogenase (NAD(+)-dependent, decarboxylating), producing MQIGLIGLGKMGIHLCQNMLRNDNQVVAFDLDKKLVDEAASYGAEAAYSLEEMVKKLNPSRTVWVMVPAGKPTDATMDQLAELLDSDDTVIDGGNTFWKDSMRHNRMFTEKGIHYFDCGSSGGWKGALKDGNFMIGGDEEDVFNERIAPLFDGIAQKDGYLYTGKAGSGHYLKMVHNAIEYGMMEAMGEGFEVLEASDFDYDNAAVAKMWNHGSVIRSWLMELAQEAFEKDPHLDKIAGRMHSSGEAHWTLMDAMDKQVPTPVIYEALSQRFRSMQDDSFDGKVVSALRNGFGGHAMDAAKK from the coding sequence ATGCAAATCGGATTGATTGGTTTAGGTAAGATGGGTATCCACCTTTGCCAAAACATGTTGCGTAACGACAACCAAGTCGTAGCCTTTGACCTTGACAAGAAGCTGGTTGACGAAGCTGCTTCTTACGGTGCCGAAGCTGCATACAGCCTGGAAGAAATGGTTAAGAAGCTTAACCCATCCCGGACTGTTTGGGTGATGGTACCAGCCGGCAAGCCAACTGATGCCACGATGGATCAACTGGCAGAACTGCTGGACTCTGATGACACTGTTATCGATGGTGGGAACACTTTCTGGAAGGACTCCATGCGTCACAACCGCATGTTCACCGAAAAGGGTATTCACTACTTCGACTGCGGTTCCTCCGGTGGTTGGAAGGGTGCCCTCAAGGACGGTAACTTCATGATCGGTGGGGACGAAGAAGACGTCTTCAACGAACGGATTGCCCCACTGTTTGACGGCATTGCTCAAAAGGACGGCTACCTTTACACTGGTAAGGCTGGTTCCGGTCACTACCTGAAGATGGTTCACAACGCCATCGAATACGGGATGATGGAAGCCATGGGTGAAGGTTTCGAAGTTCTGGAAGCTTCTGACTTTGACTACGACAACGCTGCCGTTGCCAAGATGTGGAACCACGGTTCTGTTATCCGTTCATGGCTGATGGAACTGGCTCAAGAAGCCTTTGAAAAGGACCCACACCTGGACAAGATCGCCGGCCGGATGCACAGTTCTGGTGAAGCTCACTGGACGCTGATGGATGCAATGGACAAGCAGGTTCCTACTCCGGTTATCTACGAAGCCCTGAGTCAACGGTTCCGTTCAATGCAGGATGATTCCTTCGATGGTAAGGTTGTTTCCGCACTGCGGAACGGCTTTGGTGGCCACGCAATGGACGCTGCTAAGAAGTAA
- the mutS gene encoding DNA mismatch repair protein MutS has product MTKKLTPMMEQYQQVKDQYPDAFLFYRLGDFYELFNDDAIKGAQLLELTLTTRNHSAKNPIPMCGVPHRAVNNYVDILIDKGYKVAICEQMEDPKKAKGMVKRAVTRLITPGTQMDLTGDAARQNNYLTAISAAADKLSLAYTDLSTGELKTTTLDSVGAIVNELVNLQSKETVVDGELPAELTTQLKQRNILQSHQPQILKNAEVSYLTQDLEDEQQKHVVALLVSYLLTTQKRSLAHMQRAISYRPSSFMKIDHYSKTNLELTTNMRSGKRQGTLAWLLDETKTAMGSRLLKRWLDRPLIDPDQISARQDKVQELLDHYFERSNIQEELIKVYDLERLAGRVAYGSVNGRDLIQLKTSLLQVPKIKYVLETLDSPVFTDLEKRLDPLGDVADLIDRAIIADPPISVTDGGVIKDGYNEQLDQYRDAMNNGKRWIADLQSHEREVTGINNLKIGYNHVFGYYIEVTKVNLSKIPKDRYERKQTLVNAERFSTPELKEKEALIMEAQERSTALEYDLFVAVREQVKKQIKRLQSLAAALSELDVLQSFAVVSEDYHFVRPLMNTGHKLVIKDGRHPVVEKFMGHQEYVPNDVLMDDQTDILLITGPNMSGKSTYMRQLALTAVMAQMGCFVPAKSAELPIFDQIFTRIGAADDLISGESTFMVEMMEANNALKHATDHSLILFDEIGRGTATYDGMALAQAIIEYVHEHVRAKTLFSTHYHELTDLEKALPRLKNVHVGATEKNGELVFLHKVSAGPADKSYGIHVAKLAGMPDSLLQRADQILGELEEKAVTLPLNEKKAAVTYHQPTSADRVEETTTTEESAAPSAQPTAPSAPAIDANGQMELFAPAPQKAKSTKGEKILHQLKELNLMGMTPMEVMNQIYQWQQKLK; this is encoded by the coding sequence TTGACAAAGAAATTGACGCCGATGATGGAGCAGTACCAGCAGGTCAAGGACCAGTACCCGGACGCCTTCCTGTTCTACCGCCTCGGGGACTTTTACGAGCTCTTTAATGATGATGCGATCAAGGGTGCCCAGCTACTGGAGCTGACCCTGACGACCCGCAACCACAGCGCCAAGAACCCGATTCCAATGTGCGGGGTACCGCACCGGGCGGTGAATAACTACGTCGACATTTTAATCGATAAAGGCTACAAGGTTGCCATCTGTGAGCAGATGGAGGACCCGAAGAAGGCGAAGGGAATGGTCAAGCGGGCCGTCACCCGCCTGATCACGCCCGGGACCCAGATGGACCTCACTGGGGATGCGGCCCGGCAAAACAACTACCTGACGGCCATCAGCGCGGCGGCGGACAAGCTCAGCCTGGCCTACACCGACCTGTCGACCGGGGAGCTGAAGACGACCACCCTCGACAGCGTGGGGGCAATCGTCAACGAACTGGTCAATCTGCAGAGCAAGGAGACGGTGGTCGACGGCGAGCTGCCAGCAGAACTGACGACTCAGCTCAAGCAGCGTAACATTCTTCAGTCGCACCAGCCCCAGATCCTGAAGAACGCCGAGGTTTCTTATTTGACCCAGGACCTGGAGGATGAGCAGCAAAAGCATGTGGTGGCCCTGCTGGTTTCCTACCTGCTGACGACGCAGAAACGTTCCCTGGCTCACATGCAGCGGGCAATTTCCTACCGGCCGAGCTCCTTCATGAAGATCGACCACTACTCCAAGACCAACCTGGAGCTGACGACCAACATGCGCAGCGGCAAGCGGCAGGGGACCCTGGCCTGGCTTCTGGACGAGACCAAGACCGCGATGGGCAGCCGGCTCTTGAAGCGCTGGCTGGACCGGCCGCTGATTGATCCCGACCAGATCAGCGCACGCCAGGACAAGGTTCAAGAACTGCTCGACCACTACTTTGAACGCAGCAACATCCAGGAGGAGCTGATCAAGGTTTACGACCTGGAACGCCTGGCGGGGCGGGTTGCCTACGGGAGCGTTAACGGTCGGGACCTGATCCAGTTAAAGACCTCCCTCCTTCAAGTTCCCAAGATCAAGTACGTCCTAGAAACGTTGGACTCACCCGTCTTTACCGACCTGGAGAAGCGCCTGGATCCGCTCGGTGACGTTGCCGACCTGATTGACCGGGCGATCATCGCGGACCCACCGATCTCCGTCACCGATGGCGGGGTGATCAAGGACGGCTATAATGAGCAGCTCGACCAGTACCGGGACGCGATGAACAACGGGAAGCGCTGGATCGCCGACCTGCAGAGCCATGAGCGGGAGGTCACCGGGATCAATAACCTCAAGATTGGCTACAACCACGTCTTTGGCTACTACATCGAAGTCACCAAGGTCAACCTGAGCAAGATTCCCAAAGATCGTTACGAGCGCAAGCAGACCCTGGTCAACGCCGAGCGCTTCTCCACGCCGGAATTAAAGGAGAAGGAGGCCCTGATCATGGAGGCCCAGGAGCGGTCGACCGCCCTGGAATACGACCTCTTCGTTGCCGTTCGGGAACAGGTGAAGAAGCAGATCAAGCGCCTGCAATCACTGGCCGCGGCCCTGTCGGAACTGGACGTTTTGCAGAGCTTTGCCGTGGTCAGCGAGGACTACCACTTCGTCCGGCCGCTGATGAATACCGGTCACAAGCTGGTGATTAAGGACGGTCGCCACCCGGTTGTGGAAAAGTTCATGGGACACCAAGAGTACGTGCCCAACGATGTTTTGATGGACGACCAGACTGACATTCTCTTGATTACGGGGCCCAACATGTCGGGGAAGAGTACCTACATGCGCCAGCTGGCCCTGACGGCGGTGATGGCGCAGATGGGCTGCTTCGTGCCCGCCAAGTCGGCTGAACTGCCGATCTTTGACCAGATCTTCACCCGGATTGGGGCCGCCGACGACCTGATCTCCGGGGAGAGTACCTTCATGGTAGAGATGATGGAGGCCAACAACGCCCTGAAGCACGCCACCGACCACAGCCTGATCCTCTTCGACGAGATCGGCCGGGGGACGGCAACCTACGACGGGATGGCCCTGGCCCAGGCGATCATTGAGTACGTCCACGAACACGTCCGCGCCAAGACCCTTTTTTCGACCCACTACCACGAACTGACCGACCTGGAGAAGGCCCTGCCGCGCCTGAAAAACGTGCACGTCGGGGCCACCGAAAAGAACGGTGAGCTGGTCTTTTTGCACAAGGTCAGCGCTGGCCCGGCCGACAAGTCCTACGGGATTCACGTGGCCAAGCTGGCCGGGATGCCGGATTCACTGCTTCAGCGCGCCGACCAGATTCTGGGCGAGCTGGAGGAAAAGGCGGTTACCCTGCCATTAAACGAAAAGAAGGCGGCGGTCACCTACCATCAGCCGACGAGTGCCGACCGGGTGGAAGAGACTACGACGACGGAAGAATCCGCGGCCCCAAGTGCCCAGCCAACCGCACCCAGCGCGCCGGCAATCGATGCCAACGGCCAGATGGAGCTCTTTGCGCCCGCTCCACAGAAGGCCAAGTCTACCAAGGGCGAGAAGATTTTGCACCAGTTAAAGGAGCTCAATCTGATGGGGATGACGCCGATGGAGGTCATGAACCAGATTTACCAATGGCAGCAGAAACTGAAGTGA
- the ruvB gene encoding Holliday junction branch migration DNA helicase RuvB yields MADQDHGIMSDQSQNQEEEQLELTLRPQRLADYIGQAKIKHELSVYIQAAQAREEALDHVLLYGPPGLGKTTLAMVIAHEMAVNIKTTSGPAIEKPGDLVALLNELKPGDVLFIDEIHRLPKVVEEMLYSAMEDYYIDIVVGEGPTAHPVHFPLPPFTLIGATTRAGMLSAPLRDRFGIVEHMNYYNQEELTQIIFRSAKIFNTKIEDEGAHELALRSRGTPRIANRLLKRVRDFAQVAGKPSIDSATVKRALDLLQVDNRGLDEIDRKMLLTMIKFYNGGPVGLKTIAANIGEETNTIEEMYEPYLLQIGFISRTPRGRLVTPAAYQHLGIDYPTGKRG; encoded by the coding sequence ATGGCTGACCAAGACCATGGAATCATGTCCGACCAATCGCAAAACCAGGAAGAGGAGCAATTGGAGCTCACCCTGCGCCCCCAGCGTTTGGCTGACTACATTGGCCAGGCGAAGATCAAACACGAACTGAGCGTCTACATCCAGGCGGCCCAAGCCCGGGAAGAGGCCCTCGACCACGTCCTGCTCTATGGACCACCGGGACTGGGGAAGACGACCCTGGCGATGGTGATTGCCCACGAGATGGCCGTCAACATCAAGACCACCAGCGGGCCGGCGATCGAAAAGCCGGGGGACCTGGTGGCCTTGTTGAACGAGCTCAAGCCCGGCGACGTGCTTTTCATTGACGAGATTCACCGCCTGCCAAAGGTGGTCGAGGAAATGCTCTATTCGGCGATGGAGGACTACTACATCGACATCGTGGTCGGCGAGGGGCCAACCGCTCACCCGGTTCACTTCCCGCTGCCGCCATTTACCCTGATCGGGGCGACGACGCGGGCGGGGATGCTCTCGGCGCCGTTGCGGGACCGGTTCGGGATCGTGGAACACATGAACTACTATAACCAGGAAGAGCTGACGCAGATCATCTTCCGTTCGGCCAAGATCTTTAACACCAAGATCGAGGACGAGGGGGCCCACGAGTTGGCGCTGCGCTCGCGGGGAACGCCGCGGATCGCTAACCGGCTGCTGAAGCGGGTCCGCGACTTCGCCCAGGTTGCCGGCAAGCCCAGCATCGATTCGGCCACCGTCAAGCGTGCCCTGGACCTGCTCCAGGTGGACAACCGGGGACTAGACGAGATCGACCGCAAGATGCTGCTGACGATGATCAAGTTCTACAATGGTGGCCCGGTCGGCCTGAAGACGATCGCCGCCAACATCGGTGAGGAAACCAACACGATCGAGGAAATGTATGAACCCTACCTGCTGCAGATCGGCTTCATCAGCCGGACGCCCCGGGGCCGCCTGGTGACTCCAGCGGCCTACCAGCACCTGGGAATTGACTACCCGACCGGGAAACGAGGCTAG
- the ruvA gene encoding Holliday junction branch migration protein RuvA, whose protein sequence is MYEYITGLVTIVTPQYVVVEAGGVGYQLLVANPYRYQVDETQRVRIYVYQAVRDDSITLFGFVDQAEKRLFLQLINVSGIGPKSALAILANPDHQGLIDAIANNNVGYLTKFPGIGKKTASQIVLDLKDKIADQATGSLLTADQPTAASTNPALDDALAALSALGYREREIKKIKKQLLESEATTTDEYLRQALRLIN, encoded by the coding sequence GTGTATGAATACATCACGGGGCTCGTTACCATTGTGACGCCCCAGTACGTTGTCGTGGAGGCGGGCGGCGTCGGCTACCAGCTGCTGGTGGCCAACCCGTACCGCTACCAGGTGGACGAAACGCAGCGGGTCCGCATCTACGTCTACCAGGCCGTGCGCGACGATTCGATCACGCTCTTTGGCTTTGTCGATCAGGCGGAAAAGCGGCTCTTCTTGCAGCTGATCAACGTTTCAGGGATCGGCCCCAAGAGCGCCCTGGCAATCCTGGCCAACCCGGACCACCAGGGACTGATTGATGCCATTGCCAATAACAACGTTGGCTACCTGACCAAGTTCCCGGGGATCGGCAAGAAGACGGCCTCCCAGATTGTGCTGGACTTAAAGGACAAGATTGCGGACCAGGCAACGGGCAGTCTGCTGACGGCGGACCAGCCGACAGCTGCCTCAACCAACCCGGCCTTAGACGATGCCCTGGCGGCCCTGAGCGCCCTGGGCTACCGGGAACGGGAGATCAAGAAGATCAAGAAGCAGCTGCTCGAATCCGAAGCTACGACCACCGATGAGTACCTGCGGCAAGCCCTGCGGCTGATTAACTAG
- a CDS encoding DHH family phosphoesterase, with protein sequence MADQLAAIFQQIKKYNKIIIHRHQRPDPDAIGSQVGLAEILKASFPYKQIYVVGKHIPGFDWIGTMDEIDNQTFDDALVIVTDTANSPRIDDRRFNNGDELIKIDHHPNDEPFGDLMWVLPEASSCSEMIYDFYQRFAKELTLPKKAASALYAGIIGDTGRFLYPATSPRTMLVAGALMAAGADAAAISRRENEITLPLARLSAYVYEHLTILDHGAAYVVLTNDLLEKFGLTEAGTSAVVSLPGRIRDVTAWAIFVEQEDGHYRVRLRSKGPAINELAKHHDGGGHELASGAKAKDQDEIKQVIAELDHLTTADAQD encoded by the coding sequence ATGGCTGATCAATTAGCAGCAATTTTCCAACAGATTAAAAAATACAACAAGATCATCATTCACCGTCACCAGCGCCCCGATCCGGATGCCATTGGCTCCCAGGTCGGCCTGGCCGAGATCCTCAAGGCGTCCTTCCCGTACAAGCAGATCTACGTGGTCGGCAAGCACATCCCAGGCTTCGACTGGATCGGCACGATGGACGAAATCGACAACCAGACCTTTGACGACGCCCTGGTGATCGTCACCGACACGGCCAACTCGCCGCGGATTGACGACCGGCGCTTCAACAACGGGGACGAGCTGATCAAGATCGACCACCACCCGAACGACGAACCATTCGGTGACCTGATGTGGGTTCTGCCAGAGGCCTCCAGCTGTTCCGAGATGATTTACGACTTTTACCAGCGCTTTGCAAAGGAACTGACCCTGCCGAAGAAGGCGGCCAGTGCGCTTTACGCCGGGATCATCGGTGATACCGGGCGCTTCCTCTACCCGGCAACCTCGCCGCGGACGATGCTCGTGGCCGGTGCCCTGATGGCTGCCGGTGCCGATGCCGCGGCCATCAGCCGGCGGGAAAACGAAATTACCCTGCCGCTGGCCCGGTTGTCGGCCTACGTTTACGAGCACCTGACGATCCTCGATCACGGGGCCGCCTACGTCGTTTTGACTAACGACCTGCTGGAAAAGTTTGGCCTGACCGAGGCCGGGACCTCGGCGGTGGTTTCCCTGCCAGGACGGATCAGAGACGTCACGGCCTGGGCAATCTTTGTAGAACAAGAGGATGGCCACTACCGGGTTCGCCTGCGTTCTAAGGGCCCGGCCATCAATGAACTGGCCAAGCACCATGATGGTGGTGGCCATGAGCTGGCCAGCGGTGCCAAGGCCAAGGACCAAGACGAAATCAAACAGGTTATCGCCGAGCTTGACCACTTAACGACGGCCGACGCCCAGGACTAA
- a CDS encoding tRNA-ribosyltransferase family protein, which yields MTAQINFQVQHQGAGAARTGELTVNGRQALTPAIVQTGSATTTLTPTELHQCGTQAIKCGVLDSWRQFKDRLTELPDLHALTYWDGLIVTDSGAGQAYSWAKPRGRKPAGVNFHDPQTGTMHFYTPADALAIQQALGADVQQSFARVADYYAPVDDLNAAVDQTATWLQSEPLPENCLATIVGGGLKRARQANVDAVPAGAAGYSIGGVDATVPTEEQARLVTEVIAMLAAPKPRYLSTSGDLRQLLLLASSGIDLIDSDLAGREASMGNALVGTRRLHLDRDHLALDQRALGPDCDCPVCQAGISRAWIHRLLVRRQPLGERYLLLHNLFTVNQAMTKLRAAIAADSVPECLAEFGLDPAEM from the coding sequence ATGACAGCGCAGATTAATTTTCAAGTTCAACACCAGGGAGCTGGGGCGGCGCGGACTGGCGAATTGACGGTCAATGGCCGCCAAGCGCTGACCCCGGCCATCGTGCAGACGGGGAGTGCCACCACCACCCTGACGCCCACGGAGCTGCACCAGTGCGGGACGCAGGCTATCAAATGCGGCGTGCTGGATTCCTGGCGCCAGTTCAAGGACCGCCTGACCGAATTGCCGGACCTGCACGCCCTGACGTACTGGGACGGCCTGATCGTTACCGACTCTGGAGCGGGTCAGGCCTACTCCTGGGCCAAGCCCCGGGGCCGCAAGCCAGCCGGGGTTAACTTCCATGACCCGCAGACGGGAACCATGCATTTCTATACCCCAGCGGATGCGTTGGCAATCCAGCAGGCGCTCGGGGCGGATGTACAGCAGAGCTTTGCCCGGGTGGCGGACTACTACGCCCCGGTGGACGACCTGAACGCGGCCGTCGATCAGACCGCCACCTGGCTCCAGAGCGAACCGTTGCCGGAAAATTGCCTGGCAACAATCGTCGGCGGGGGACTCAAGCGGGCACGCCAAGCCAACGTAGACGCTGTACCTGCTGGTGCTGCCGGCTACAGCATCGGCGGCGTGGATGCCACGGTGCCGACCGAAGAACAAGCCCGGCTGGTCACGGAGGTCATTGCCATGCTGGCGGCCCCTAAGCCGCGCTACCTGTCGACTAGCGGTGACCTTCGTCAACTTTTGCTCCTGGCCAGCAGCGGGATTGACCTGATCGACAGTGACTTGGCCGGTCGGGAAGCCAGCATGGGCAATGCTTTGGTGGGGACCCGTCGCCTGCACTTGGACCGGGATCACCTGGCACTGGACCAGCGGGCTCTGGGCCCAGATTGCGATTGCCCGGTCTGCCAGGCGGGGATCTCCCGCGCCTGGATCCACCGGCTCTTGGTTCGCCGCCAGCCGCTGGGGGAGCGCTACCTGCTTCTTCACAACCTCTTTACGGTTAACCAGGCAATGACTAAGCTGCGGGCGGCCATCGCTGCCGACAGCGTGCCCGAATGCTTGGCGGAATTTGGCCTGGATCCGGCGGAGATGTAG